A genomic window from Haladaptatus caseinilyticus includes:
- the aroA gene encoding 3-phosphoshikimate 1-carboxyvinyltransferase yields MDVEITHSSLSGTARAPSSKSYTHRAILAAGYSGGALVYDPLISADTKATMQAVEAFGGDVTDTGEAIQIDGFTGEPHTPADVIDCANSGTTMRLVSGTTALVDGLTVLTGDSSLRSRPQGPMLSAIEQLGGRAESTRGNGTAPLVMKGPVSGGTVSIPGDVSSQYISALLMAGALTEDGVEIDLETELKSAPYVDITLELLDEFGVEAETDGRRFHVPGGQFYEPTDGEYHVPGDFSSISYLLAAGAVAAEEDEDVRIEGAYPSAQGDTFIVEVLERMGANVTWNRSDGVLTVRRSSLSGVEVDVGDTPDLLPTIAVLGAIADGETRIVNCEHVRYKETDRVAVMANELANLGAVVEEEEDTLTIRGDESELQGAVVDGHADHRIVMSLAVAGLVADGTTMVADAEHVDVSFPDFFEVLYDLGATVER; encoded by the coding sequence ATGGACGTCGAAATCACTCACTCGTCACTTTCGGGGACGGCGCGGGCACCGTCGTCGAAAAGTTACACCCATCGAGCGATTCTCGCGGCGGGATACTCCGGCGGCGCGCTGGTGTACGACCCGCTCATCAGCGCCGATACGAAAGCCACGATGCAGGCCGTCGAGGCCTTTGGCGGCGACGTAACCGACACCGGGGAGGCAATCCAAATCGACGGGTTCACCGGGGAACCACACACGCCCGCGGACGTTATCGACTGTGCGAACAGCGGGACGACGATGCGGCTCGTTTCGGGAACGACCGCACTGGTGGACGGACTGACGGTTCTTACCGGTGACTCGTCACTTCGCTCGCGTCCCCAAGGGCCGATGCTTTCGGCAATCGAACAGCTCGGTGGGCGCGCCGAGAGCACTCGCGGAAACGGAACGGCACCGCTCGTGATGAAAGGGCCGGTTTCGGGCGGTACGGTTTCGATTCCGGGAGACGTTTCCTCGCAGTACATCTCCGCCCTGCTGATGGCTGGTGCGCTGACCGAGGATGGCGTCGAAATCGACCTCGAAACGGAACTCAAATCGGCGCCGTACGTGGATATCACGCTCGAACTGCTCGACGAATTCGGCGTCGAAGCCGAAACGGATGGACGTCGCTTTCACGTTCCGGGCGGGCAGTTCTACGAACCGACTGACGGCGAGTACCACGTTCCCGGCGATTTCTCGTCCATTTCGTATCTACTCGCCGCAGGCGCGGTCGCTGCGGAGGAGGACGAAGACGTCCGAATCGAGGGTGCATATCCAAGCGCACAAGGAGACACGTTCATCGTCGAGGTGTTAGAGCGGATGGGTGCGAACGTGACCTGGAACCGAAGCGACGGTGTGCTCACGGTTCGACGTTCCTCGCTCTCGGGCGTCGAAGTCGATGTCGGGGATACGCCCGATTTGCTCCCGACCATCGCCGTCCTCGGCGCAATCGCGGACGGCGAAACACGAATCGTCAACTGCGAACACGTCCGATACAAGGAAACCGACCGCGTGGCGGTGATGGCGAACGAACTTGCGAACCTCGGTGCGGTGGTCGAAGAGGAGGAGGATACGCTCACGATTCGAGGTGACGAATCAGAATTACAGGGTGCGGTCGTTGACGGCCACGCCGACCACCGAATCGTCATGTCGCTTGCAGTCGCCGGACTCGTGGCGGACGGGACGACGATGGTCGCCGACGCGGAACACGTCGATGTCTCGTTTCCGGACTTCTTCGAAGTCCTCTACGACCTCGGGGCCACAGTGGAGCGGTAA
- a CDS encoding universal stress protein: protein MGGYVVAIDGSPSSMDALRYAANLAKDTGATITAIHIVVPNQQFTAGDTAPTSFAEAERDILLSNIEDAETRGQELLDEASAVAERAGVDIDTGLLYGEPVERITEYAGENDFEAIFVGHRGTSERYEGLFGSTAKQVAGRATIPVTIVR from the coding sequence ATGGGGGGATACGTAGTCGCGATCGATGGGTCACCGTCGAGCATGGACGCGCTCCGGTATGCCGCGAACCTCGCAAAGGACACGGGGGCAACCATCACGGCGATTCACATCGTCGTGCCGAACCAGCAGTTCACGGCCGGTGACACCGCACCGACGAGTTTCGCGGAGGCAGAACGCGACATCCTACTGTCGAACATCGAGGATGCCGAAACGCGTGGACAGGAACTGCTGGACGAGGCGTCGGCAGTCGCCGAGCGTGCGGGCGTCGATATCGACACCGGATTGTTGTACGGCGAACCGGTCGAACGGATCACGGAATACGCCGGCGAGAACGACTTCGAGGCCATCTTCGTCGGCCACCGCGGAACGTCCGAACGATACGAAGGACTGTTCGGGAGCACCGCGAAACAGGTCGCAGGGCGGGCGACGATTCCCGTAACCATCGTTCGATAG
- a CDS encoding acc operon protein, translating into MATSRSEDVKLSIPPDASEEEAAAIAAAINAHLQDQRAAAEADEEPDWDGQRWQFAGKVSRLQNRTVRVPRDAPTDAWSAAGRTTRF; encoded by the coding sequence ATGGCAACATCCCGCTCTGAGGACGTGAAGCTCTCGATTCCCCCCGACGCCTCCGAGGAGGAGGCCGCCGCCATAGCCGCGGCGATAAATGCGCATCTTCAAGACCAGCGGGCCGCCGCGGAAGCCGACGAGGAACCGGACTGGGACGGCCAGCGATGGCAGTTCGCCGGAAAGGTTTCGCGGCTGCAGAACCGAACCGTTCGCGTGCCGCGCGATGCACCGACCGACGCGTGGTCTGCGGCAGGGCGGACGACTCGATTCTGA
- a CDS encoding acyl-CoA carboxylase subunit beta, which yields MDERIDELREKRSEAEKGGGEDRIEKQHEKGKMTARERIDYFLDDDTFNEFDQLRTHRSHNFGMEEKQIPGDGVVTGYGEVNGRKVFVFAHDFTVFGGSLGEVFAEKVTKVMDKAMEVGAPIIGLNDSAGARIQEGVASLAGYADIFHRNQQASGVIPQISAIMGPCAGGAVYSPAITDFIFMVKDTSHMFITGPDVIETVTGEEVTFEELGGAKAHTSESGVAHFAEDSEEEALDDIRRLLSYLPQNNVEDPPRVEPWDDPERRDEALESVVPDQPRKPYDITKVIGGVVDEDSFFEVQEGYAKNIVVGFARLDGRSVGIVANQPRVNAGTLDIESSEKGSRFVRFCDSFNIPILTFVDVPGFMPGTDQEHGGIIRHGAKLLYAFSEATVPLLTVITRKAYGGAYDVMSSKHIGADVNYAWPTAEIAVMGPQGAVNVLYSSELAEADDPEARREELIDEYREQFANPYTAANRGFVDDVIEPKDTRPRLIDDLEMLLSKRTSQPEKKHGNIPL from the coding sequence ATGGACGAGCGCATCGACGAACTGCGCGAAAAGCGCAGCGAAGCCGAAAAAGGCGGCGGTGAGGACCGAATCGAAAAACAACACGAGAAGGGGAAAATGACGGCGCGCGAGCGCATCGATTACTTCCTCGACGACGATACCTTCAACGAGTTCGACCAACTGCGAACCCACCGAAGCCACAACTTCGGCATGGAGGAAAAACAGATTCCCGGTGACGGCGTCGTGACGGGATACGGCGAAGTAAACGGTCGAAAGGTGTTCGTCTTCGCCCACGACTTCACCGTCTTCGGAGGGTCGCTCGGCGAAGTGTTCGCCGAGAAGGTGACCAAAGTGATGGACAAGGCGATGGAAGTCGGCGCGCCCATCATCGGACTGAACGATTCGGCCGGGGCGCGGATCCAGGAAGGTGTCGCCTCGCTCGCAGGCTACGCGGACATCTTCCACCGCAACCAGCAGGCCTCCGGCGTCATCCCGCAGATTTCGGCCATCATGGGACCGTGTGCTGGTGGCGCGGTGTACTCGCCCGCTATCACGGACTTCATCTTCATGGTGAAGGACACCAGCCACATGTTCATCACCGGTCCCGACGTCATCGAGACGGTCACGGGCGAGGAGGTCACGTTCGAGGAACTCGGCGGCGCGAAGGCCCACACCAGCGAAAGCGGGGTCGCACATTTCGCCGAGGACAGCGAGGAGGAAGCATTGGACGACATCCGGCGACTGTTGTCCTACCTCCCACAGAACAACGTCGAAGACCCACCGCGCGTCGAACCGTGGGACGACCCCGAACGACGCGACGAAGCGTTGGAATCGGTCGTCCCCGACCAGCCACGGAAACCGTACGACATCACCAAAGTCATCGGGGGCGTCGTGGACGAGGATTCCTTCTTCGAGGTGCAGGAAGGCTACGCGAAGAATATCGTCGTCGGGTTCGCCCGCCTCGACGGGCGTTCTGTCGGCATCGTGGCGAATCAACCGCGCGTCAACGCGGGGACGCTCGACATCGAATCGTCCGAGAAAGGGTCACGGTTCGTCCGCTTCTGTGATTCGTTCAACATCCCGATTCTGACGTTCGTGGACGTGCCCGGCTTCATGCCCGGCACCGACCAGGAACACGGTGGTATCATCCGTCACGGTGCGAAGTTGCTCTACGCCTTCTCGGAGGCGACAGTTCCGCTTCTCACCGTCATCACCCGGAAAGCGTACGGCGGGGCATACGACGTGATGTCCTCGAAGCACATCGGCGCGGACGTGAACTACGCGTGGCCGACCGCCGAGATCGCGGTGATGGGTCCACAGGGCGCGGTCAACGTCCTCTACAGTTCGGAACTCGCGGAGGCAGACGATCCAGAAGCACGTCGTGAGGAACTCATCGACGAGTACCGCGAGCAGTTCGCCAACCCCTACACCGCGGCGAACCGCGGGTTCGTTGACGACGTTATCGAACCGAAGGACACCCGCCCACGACTCATCGACGACCTCGAAATGCTGCTGAGCAAGCGAACCTCGCAACCCGAAAAGAAACATGGCAACATCCCGCTCTGA
- a CDS encoding sodium-dependent transporter: MARESWTSRVGFILAAVGSAVGLGNVWRFPWMTAEYGGSAFLVVYLCIVLLVGVPGLLAEFVIGRRAKRNPAGALARLAPGTKSWGYVGLFGVVTGLVLLSFYSVVGGWIVRYFVASFTGSYFAEPGAYFDAISFGREAAAFQIAFLALTALVVLGGVRGGIEKATKVMMPLIVVLLAVLAGWAVTQPGAGAGLSFYLDFDPTPIKRNPIDMLRAAAGQALFTLSLGVGTMITYASYLGEDNSLAFDGSTISVLNTGVGVLAGLVVFPLLFAFQGGLSDTASGGGPGALFVSVAGAFQQVPYGEIVAVGFFGAILFAALSSSISMLEIPVAYLVDEHDVSRRNATVGLTGLVLVTGAVCAFNPGIFGFVAGTLVDLMLTAGLAGFLIFTGWVLGADALAEFDSGAGGVARALGTPWLWSVRTILPLFLLVTLAVNLYAL, translated from the coding sequence ATGGCACGTGAATCGTGGACGAGTCGAGTGGGGTTCATCCTCGCCGCCGTCGGAAGCGCGGTCGGACTCGGGAACGTATGGCGTTTCCCGTGGATGACCGCCGAATACGGTGGGAGCGCCTTTCTCGTCGTCTATCTGTGTATCGTCTTGTTGGTCGGTGTCCCCGGCCTGCTCGCGGAGTTCGTCATCGGACGACGCGCAAAACGAAATCCTGCGGGCGCGCTTGCCCGCCTCGCGCCGGGAACGAAGTCGTGGGGATACGTCGGCCTGTTCGGGGTCGTAACCGGGCTCGTTCTGTTATCGTTTTACAGCGTCGTTGGCGGATGGATCGTTCGCTACTTCGTCGCGAGCTTCACCGGGTCGTACTTCGCCGAACCCGGCGCGTACTTCGACGCGATCAGCTTCGGTCGGGAGGCCGCGGCGTTCCAAATCGCGTTTCTCGCGCTAACCGCTCTCGTCGTCCTCGGCGGCGTTCGCGGCGGTATCGAGAAAGCGACGAAAGTGATGATGCCGCTCATCGTCGTCCTGCTTGCGGTGCTGGCAGGGTGGGCAGTCACCCAACCCGGTGCTGGTGCGGGCCTGTCGTTCTATCTCGACTTCGATCCGACGCCGATCAAGCGGAACCCTATCGACATGCTCCGGGCCGCCGCCGGACAAGCACTGTTCACCCTTTCGCTCGGCGTTGGTACGATGATAACATACGCCTCGTATCTCGGCGAGGACAACAGCCTCGCGTTCGACGGGAGCACCATTTCTGTGCTCAACACCGGCGTCGGTGTCCTGGCCGGTCTCGTCGTGTTTCCCCTCCTGTTCGCGTTTCAGGGAGGTCTCAGCGACACTGCATCCGGTGGCGGTCCGGGTGCACTGTTCGTCAGTGTCGCAGGAGCGTTTCAGCAGGTACCCTACGGAGAAATCGTTGCTGTCGGCTTCTTCGGCGCTATCCTGTTCGCCGCGCTGTCGAGTTCCATCAGCATGTTGGAAATCCCTGTCGCGTACCTCGTGGACGAACACGATGTTTCGCGGCGGAACGCGACGGTGGGGCTGACCGGACTCGTCCTCGTCACGGGCGCTGTCTGTGCGTTCAACCCCGGCATTTTCGGGTTCGTCGCGGGGACGCTCGTCGACTTGATGCTGACCGCGGGTCTCGCCGGATTCCTCATCTTCACTGGGTGGGTGCTCGGCGCGGACGCACTGGCGGAGTTCGACTCCGGCGCGGGTGGAGTCGCCCGCGCACTCGGAACGCCGTGGCTATGGAGCGTTCGGACGATACTGCCCCTCTTTTTGCTGGTGACCCTCGCGGTGAACCTCTACGCGCTATAG
- a CDS encoding sodium-dependent transporter: MSQRETWTSRLGFILAAVGSAVGLGNIWRFPYMAAENGGAAFLVVYLIAAVLIGLPAILAEFVVGRETKKNVVDAFRNLGGPGAALIGILGLFTGFWLLSYYSVVGGWVIQYVIGSLTGAYFGDPGTYFGQIASGNGTILFHAIFMLFVVGIVAAGVEKGIEVGTKIMVPAIAILMMGMAAWAFTLEGAGAGYQYFLNPDFSVIVNNYQTIIPDAVGQALFSLSLGMGAMVTYASYLDGDDNLISDGISIAALNTFVGVLAGFVVFPLLFAQSIEPGDAGAGAVFVTLAEAFGTLPAGGIIGFVFFVVLLIAALSSAISLLEVVVSYFVDNFDVSRPILTVGIGTLVFALGVPSALSLETFTFFDNIASNILLPLGVVLTILFVGWIYGGGSVRELRRGLGNASNIGPVWLWHIRTVVFVAVLGTLWLSIQTFL; the protein is encoded by the coding sequence ATGTCACAAAGAGAAACGTGGACATCCCGGTTGGGTTTCATCCTGGCCGCTGTCGGTAGCGCAGTCGGCCTCGGAAACATCTGGCGATTCCCGTACATGGCGGCTGAAAACGGCGGTGCGGCGTTCCTCGTCGTGTACCTGATCGCCGCGGTCCTCATCGGACTGCCCGCGATCCTCGCGGAGTTCGTCGTGGGTCGTGAAACGAAGAAGAACGTCGTCGATGCGTTCCGAAACCTTGGTGGTCCCGGTGCGGCCCTCATCGGAATACTCGGCCTGTTCACCGGATTTTGGCTGCTCTCGTACTACAGCGTCGTCGGTGGCTGGGTTATCCAGTACGTCATCGGAAGCCTGACCGGTGCGTACTTCGGTGACCCCGGCACGTATTTCGGTCAGATCGCATCAGGAAACGGGACGATCCTGTTCCATGCCATCTTCATGCTCTTCGTCGTCGGTATCGTCGCCGCAGGTGTCGAGAAAGGTATCGAAGTCGGCACCAAAATCATGGTTCCCGCGATCGCCATCCTGATGATGGGGATGGCTGCGTGGGCGTTCACCCTCGAGGGGGCCGGTGCAGGCTACCAGTACTTCCTCAATCCCGACTTCAGCGTTATCGTGAACAACTATCAGACGATCATCCCGGACGCGGTGGGGCAGGCGCTGTTCTCGCTCTCGCTCGGTATGGGTGCGATGGTGACCTACGCGTCCTACTTGGATGGCGACGACAACCTCATCAGCGACGGCATCAGTATCGCCGCGCTAAACACCTTCGTCGGCGTTCTCGCCGGATTCGTCGTGTTCCCGCTTCTGTTCGCACAGAGCATCGAACCCGGTGATGCCGGTGCAGGTGCGGTGTTCGTCACCCTCGCGGAGGCGTTCGGTACGCTGCCAGCGGGCGGAATCATCGGCTTCGTGTTCTTCGTCGTGCTTCTCATCGCGGCACTCTCGTCGGCCATCAGCCTCCTCGAAGTCGTCGTGTCGTACTTCGTTGACAACTTCGACGTGAGCCGTCCGATTCTCACGGTCGGAATCGGAACCTTGGTGTTCGCGCTGGGCGTCCCTTCGGCACTCAGCCTCGAGACGTTCACCTTCTTCGACAACATCGCGTCGAACATCCTGCTTCCGCTCGGCGTCGTCCTCACTATCCTCTTCGTCGGGTGGATTTACGGTGGCGGTTCCGTCCGAGAACTCCGTCGCGGACTCGGCAATGCCAGCAACATCGGCCCGGTATGGCTCTGGCACATCAGAACCGTCGTTTTCGTCGCCGTCCTCGGAACGCTCTGGCTGAGTATCCAGACGTTCCTGTAG
- a CDS encoding SDR family oxidoreductase, with amino-acid sequence MNVEFDFTDDVALVTGASGALGRAVCTAFADAGATVCATDVVEPDDDTFPDDGRVHFYQGDFTDESEVESVIAEIVDDHGGIDHLATIAGTWKGGSPVEETDADTFDLLFDVNLKTAFLASKHALPHLQDRDGAIVGVSARSSLEGGEGDALYRASKAGVRLLIESIAEENTGVVRANAVMPSVIDTPANREMMPDADHEKWVAPADIAEVICVLCSDATSVTSGAAVPVYGEA; translated from the coding sequence ATGAACGTCGAATTCGATTTCACCGACGACGTTGCCCTCGTCACGGGGGCGAGCGGTGCGCTCGGACGTGCAGTCTGTACGGCCTTCGCAGACGCAGGCGCGACGGTCTGCGCGACAGACGTGGTCGAACCGGACGACGACACGTTCCCGGACGACGGCCGAGTCCACTTCTATCAGGGCGATTTCACGGACGAATCCGAAGTCGAATCGGTAATCGCCGAAATCGTGGACGACCACGGTGGCATCGATCATCTCGCCACCATCGCGGGAACGTGGAAGGGCGGGTCGCCGGTCGAGGAAACCGACGCCGACACGTTCGATTTGCTGTTCGACGTGAACCTGAAAACGGCGTTTCTCGCGTCCAAACACGCCCTGCCACACCTCCAGGACCGCGACGGGGCAATCGTCGGCGTCAGCGCGCGCTCGTCACTCGAAGGGGGCGAAGGGGACGCACTCTACCGTGCGTCGAAGGCAGGCGTTCGATTGCTCATCGAGTCGATAGCCGAGGAAAACACGGGTGTCGTCCGTGCCAATGCCGTCATGCCGAGCGTCATCGACACGCCCGCGAACCGGGAGATGATGCCCGATGCCGACCACGAAAAGTGGGTCGCCCCTGCGGACATCGCCGAGGTCATCTGCGTCCTCTGTAGCGATGCGACGAGCGTGACCAGTGGGGCGGCGGTTCCGGTGTATGGTGAGGCATGA
- a CDS encoding NADPH:quinone reductase: MRAVRYHEHGGPEVLRVDDIDRPEPDDDELLVAVRAAGINPVDTYFREGSYPPGDLPWIPGSDFAGVVEAVGADVEAFERGDRVFGTGLGNDRQGTCAEYLTAPLDKVARLPDGVAFDEGAAVALVGVTAWRALIDHAGLEPGETCLVHGGSGGVGHVAVQLASATGARVTTTASESYHDRLDALGARTVLDYARDDLVDAVREEGEPDVILDHRLDDYLQIDADVAKLGARVIGIGNEGSAAGFDDISGARSKELSITLMSMFNTPDISTVLDRLARLVADGEIAPEIAGVYSLEEVADAQRDVVDESFLGKLVVEP, from the coding sequence ATGCGTGCCGTTCGATACCACGAACACGGCGGACCGGAGGTACTTCGAGTTGACGACATCGACCGACCGGAACCGGACGACGACGAACTGCTGGTGGCGGTTCGCGCCGCCGGAATAAACCCCGTGGACACCTATTTCCGCGAAGGTTCGTACCCACCCGGCGACCTCCCGTGGATACCTGGGTCGGACTTCGCGGGAGTGGTCGAAGCCGTCGGCGCGGATGTCGAGGCGTTCGAGCGCGGCGACCGTGTGTTCGGTACCGGCCTCGGGAACGACCGACAGGGTACCTGCGCGGAGTACCTTACGGCGCCCCTCGATAAAGTGGCTCGTCTGCCCGACGGTGTCGCATTCGATGAGGGCGCGGCGGTCGCTCTCGTCGGCGTGACGGCCTGGCGCGCCCTCATCGACCATGCCGGACTCGAACCGGGCGAAACATGTCTCGTCCACGGCGGGAGCGGGGGCGTCGGCCACGTCGCGGTGCAGTTGGCCAGCGCGACTGGCGCACGGGTAACGACCACCGCGAGCGAGAGCTATCACGACCGCCTCGATGCTCTCGGGGCACGAACCGTCCTCGACTACGCCCGCGACGACCTCGTGGACGCAGTCCGCGAAGAGGGCGAACCGGATGTCATCCTCGATCATCGGTTGGACGACTATCTTCAGATCGACGCCGACGTGGCGAAACTCGGCGCTCGCGTGATCGGCATCGGGAACGAAGGTTCTGCGGCAGGGTTCGACGACATCTCCGGGGCGCGCTCCAAGGAACTGTCCATCACGCTGATGAGCATGTTCAACACCCCGGATATTTCGACGGTGTTGGATCGTCTGGCACGGTTGGTCGCTGACGGGGAAATCGCCCCCGAAATTGCCGGGGTGTACTCGCTCGAGGAGGTCGCCGACGCACAGCGGGACGTCGTGGACGAGAGCTTCCTCGGAAAGCTGGTCGTGGAGCCGTAG
- a CDS encoding sugar phosphate isomerase/epimerase family protein yields the protein MSEVRTGFVTQTHTGEVSWKEAIEQGSNLGFDFAELYMDGATERTKLDPGAVRSLADAEGIDLLVHLPFVDIEIGSPRAGIREASREEQKACIETAEVMGAEKAVLHASSHATPPEWTVEDVEPHLLSAIRELDSFGDEHGVEICVENLPGILFTVRDFDRIFSETNAAMTFDTGHARVDGMDAEDIAAFLDDHRNRISHIHVNDARGPTDEHVPTGSGTLDFDIALEPVRDGWSGTVSVEVYSFDFDYLELSKRKLDGYLGEDKAQSA from the coding sequence GTGAGCGAGGTACGGACGGGGTTCGTAACCCAAACCCATACCGGGGAAGTGTCGTGGAAGGAGGCCATCGAGCAGGGGTCGAACCTCGGTTTCGATTTTGCGGAACTGTACATGGACGGTGCGACCGAGCGAACGAAACTCGACCCCGGAGCGGTTCGATCGCTGGCGGACGCGGAAGGAATCGACCTGCTGGTTCATTTACCGTTCGTGGACATCGAAATCGGTTCTCCCCGAGCGGGCATCCGTGAAGCGTCTCGCGAGGAACAGAAGGCGTGTATCGAAACCGCCGAAGTAATGGGTGCCGAAAAGGCGGTTCTCCACGCGAGTTCCCACGCCACTCCACCCGAGTGGACCGTCGAGGATGTAGAACCACACCTGTTGTCGGCGATACGTGAACTCGATTCGTTCGGTGACGAGCACGGCGTGGAAATCTGCGTCGAGAACCTCCCCGGAATCCTGTTTACGGTACGCGATTTCGACCGGATTTTCTCGGAGACGAACGCCGCAATGACGTTCGATACGGGTCACGCACGTGTGGACGGGATGGATGCCGAGGACATCGCAGCGTTTCTGGACGACCACCGGAACCGAATCTCACATATCCACGTCAACGACGCTCGCGGCCCGACGGACGAACACGTCCCGACGGGGTCCGGAACGCTCGATTTCGATATCGCGCTCGAACCGGTTCGGGACGGCTGGTCCGGAACCGTCTCCGTTGAGGTGTACTCCTTCGATTTCGACTATCTCGAACTCAGCAAGCGCAAATTGGACGGCTATCTCGGCGAGGACAAAGCTCAATCGGCATAA
- a CDS encoding HAD-IIA family hydrolase codes for MRGVILSAGIGSRLRPLTLHKPKCCVTVDGEPILARQLRAYDDVGVTNVTVIAGYLADHVETVCERVESQRPNLETTVRTSEVYANTDNMYSLSLASEDVAGEEFILSNGDVVFDPGLLKTLVESDADSAVACDTGAFSEEAMKVSVDDTDRITHIDKAIPEEAAHGSSADVYRFSADFSTMLFDEITKTIDRENDYCEWTEVAIDRIVRNRDHDLTVVDISDYSWVEIDDFDDLQAADVLFSSLSSLDSKEAIFFDLDGTVYLDDDLVDDAKARIETLRESGVDVYFLTNNSSRWKDDYVAKLNELSVGADAESVLLSTDGVITYLYAGDDVYVLGTSAMRDALANHGIDVTADDPDHVVVGFDTELTYEKARKATLAIRNGATFLLAHPDAVCPTADGMVPDCGSIGALIERATDRKPDRVFGKPNAEMIQHVLDDNGYAPEDVLVVGDRLETDVQLAENVGCESICVLTGDATRSAIERSDITPTLVAPSIAVLDQFISASSDASAQRIIDEGTS; via the coding sequence ATGAGGGGGGTAATTCTGTCAGCAGGGATTGGGTCTCGCCTTCGACCGCTCACGCTTCACAAGCCGAAATGTTGTGTGACAGTGGATGGAGAACCGATTCTCGCGCGACAGCTACGAGCATACGACGATGTGGGTGTAACGAACGTCACGGTCATCGCGGGCTATCTCGCGGACCATGTCGAAACGGTCTGCGAACGGGTCGAGAGTCAGCGACCGAACCTCGAAACAACCGTCAGAACCAGCGAGGTGTACGCGAATACCGACAACATGTATTCGTTGTCGCTCGCGAGTGAGGACGTCGCTGGCGAGGAGTTCATTCTCAGCAACGGTGATGTCGTCTTCGATCCGGGGTTGCTCAAGACGCTGGTGGAGTCCGACGCGGACAGCGCGGTAGCTTGCGATACGGGAGCGTTCAGCGAGGAGGCGATGAAGGTCTCGGTGGACGATACTGACCGAATCACGCATATCGATAAGGCGATTCCGGAGGAGGCCGCCCACGGGTCGTCAGCGGACGTGTACCGGTTCTCAGCGGACTTTTCGACGATGCTGTTCGACGAGATTACGAAAACCATTGACCGGGAGAACGACTACTGTGAGTGGACCGAGGTGGCCATCGACAGAATCGTTCGAAACAGGGACCACGACCTGACAGTGGTCGATATAAGCGACTATAGCTGGGTCGAAATAGACGACTTCGACGATTTACAGGCCGCGGACGTGCTGTTCAGTTCGCTCTCGTCGCTCGATTCGAAGGAGGCGATTTTCTTCGACCTCGATGGAACCGTCTATCTGGACGACGACCTTGTGGACGACGCGAAAGCACGCATCGAAACACTGCGGGAGTCCGGCGTCGATGTCTACTTCCTCACGAACAACTCCTCGCGGTGGAAGGACGATTACGTGGCGAAACTGAACGAACTGTCGGTCGGGGCCGACGCCGAAAGCGTGCTCCTTTCGACCGATGGCGTCATCACGTATCTTTACGCGGGCGACGACGTCTACGTGCTCGGAACGTCGGCGATGCGGGACGCACTCGCGAACCACGGTATCGACGTTACCGCCGACGACCCTGACCACGTGGTCGTCGGCTTCGACACCGAACTCACCTACGAGAAGGCACGCAAAGCGACCCTTGCCATTCGGAATGGGGCGACCTTCCTGCTCGCACATCCGGATGCGGTTTGCCCGACGGCCGATGGAATGGTTCCCGATTGTGGCTCCATCGGCGCACTCATCGAGCGGGCGACGGACAGGAAACCGGACCGAGTCTTCGGGAAGCCGAACGCCGAAATGATTCAACACGTCCTCGACGACAACGGTTACGCTCCCGAGGACGTGCTCGTCGTCGGCGACCGATTGGAAACCGACGTGCAGTTGGCCGAAAACGTCGGCTGTGAGTCGATCTGCGTGTTGACGGGCGATGCGACTCGTTCCGCCATCGAGCGAAGCGATATCACCCCGACGCTCGTCGCACCGAGCATCGCGGTACTCGACCAGTTCATCTCCGCATCGTCCGATGCGAGCGCGCAACGAATAATCGACGAGGGAACGTCGTGA